A segment of the Methylomonas paludis genome:
AATACCAGTACCGACAATCAGGCAATTATTGCCGCCGTAGATGTGGTGGTGCTGGCCGTCAAACCGCAAATATTGCGGGAAATCAGCTTGCAACTGGCCGCCGATATTTGCCGAAAACAACTATTGGTCGTTTCAATCGCTGCCGGCATCAACCAAACCAGTTTAGCAAAATGGCTGGGTCATCAGGTAGCCATCGTGCGTTGCATGCCCAATACCCCGGCGCTGGTGTTAACCGGCGCTACCGCCCTGCATGCCAATCCTAATGTCACTGGCCCGCAACAGGATTTGGCAGAAAATATTCTGCGTGCTGTCGGCCTGACCTTATGGGTGGCCGACGAAGCCCAGCTGGATGCAGTAACCGCTGTGTCCGGCAGTGGCCCGGCTTATTTTTTTCTACTGATGGAAGCGATGGAAAGCGCGGCCCTGGAATTAGGTCTGGACGAAAATGCCGCCCGGCTATTAATACAGCAAACCGCATTGGGGGCAGCCAAAATTGCCCTGGAATCCGCCGAATCCCCCGCTAAACTTCGGGAAAGAGTGACTTCACCGGGCGGTACCACCCAAAAATCCATTGAAACTTTCCAGGCAAATGGATTTCATAGTCTGGTGAGCAAAGCCTTACATGCCGCCAGAGACCGTTCTATTGAAATGTCCCAACAACTCGGAGCAGACTAATGGGTGCCAATTACATGACTGATCCGCTAGTATTCCTGATAGACACCGTTGTGTCACTGTATATACTGGCGGTTGTGCTGCGCTTTTTATTGCAATGGATACGCGCGGATTTTTACAATCCAATCTCACAATTTTTGGTCAAGATTACGCATCCGCCATTGCGGATATTGCGGCGATTTGTGCCTGCCATCGGTCGTATCGATACCTCATCCCTGCTGCTGGCTATCCTGCTGCAGACTTTGGCCAATTATGCCATACTGGCACTTAAAGGCCTGTCTATCAGTATCTTGGCGCTGTTGGTACTGTCGTTTGCCGATTTATTAAAAATCTTGCTGGACGTATTTGTTTACGCCATTTTTGCCGGCGCCATACTCAGCTGGTTTGCACCTGCCAGTTACAGTTCGGTGGCAGGTATAATCTATAGCCTTACCGAACCGCTGTTAAGCATTTGCCGGCGTATTTTGCCGGATTTAGGCGCCATCGACCTATCGCCTTTAGTGGCCCTGGTATTACTGCAACTAGCTAAAATGATGATATTGCCGCCTCTCCAGCAGTTAGCAGGGCTGTTAAGTTAAACGATAGAGCGAGCCTGGCTCTGGAGGCGGTAACTGATACTTCAGCGCTCAGTACCGCCCGGCGTTTGCCTGACCAGAGGCCTGTTGATTAACGCTAGCGGGGTAGGGCCGGCCCACCCTATACAATGGATAGTATTAACGTTGACCAGCCAACCGAGCTTACATTATGAGACATCCGGAATTTCCCTTATCTGCTGAACTGATCTATCTCAACCACGCCGCTGTCGCTCCCTGGCCGCAACGCACCAGCAACGCCGTGATCGACTTTGCCCGGCAAAACAGCCAATACGGCTCACGTTTTTATCTGGACTGGCTCAAAAAAGAAACCGAATTACGCAAACAATTACAAATATTACTCAATGCCGCTTCCCCGGACGACATTGCCCTGGTCAAAAACACCTCGGAAGCCTTGTCCTTTGTGGCTTACGGTTTGACCTGGCAAAGCGGCGATAATATAGTCTCCAGTAACGAAGAATTTCCCTCCAACCGTTTGCCCTGGCAATCATTGGCCGATCAAGGTGT
Coding sequences within it:
- the proC gene encoding pyrroline-5-carboxylate reductase, coding for MKTRTIGFIGGGNMASSLIRGLIASGYAPQQIWVSDTNQAVLQSHAEHLHVNTSTDNQAIIAAVDVVVLAVKPQILREISLQLAADICRKQLLVVSIAAGINQTSLAKWLGHQVAIVRCMPNTPALVLTGATALHANPNVTGPQQDLAENILRAVGLTLWVADEAQLDAVTAVSGSGPAYFFLLMEAMESAALELGLDENAARLLIQQTALGAAKIALESAESPAKLRERVTSPGGTTQKSIETFQANGFHSLVSKALHAARDRSIEMSQQLGAD
- a CDS encoding YggT family protein, with translation MGANYMTDPLVFLIDTVVSLYILAVVLRFLLQWIRADFYNPISQFLVKITHPPLRILRRFVPAIGRIDTSSLLLAILLQTLANYAILALKGLSISILALLVLSFADLLKILLDVFVYAIFAGAILSWFAPASYSSVAGIIYSLTEPLLSICRRILPDLGAIDLSPLVALVLLQLAKMMILPPLQQLAGLLS